Proteins encoded by one window of Chondromyces crocatus:
- the treY gene encoding malto-oligosyltrehalose synthase: protein MFDFAEATEAEDLLEKVAAELRADVPRATYRVQLNAGFTFADARLWTTYLADLGVSHLYSSPFFKAKPGSSHGYDLTDHNALNPEIGTREEFDALSAALREKGMGLVLDFVPNHMGVGATENAWWADVLENGPSSLYAPYFDIDWYPVKAELRNKVLLPVLGDHYGHLLERGELRIVLDGGAFSLRYFEHSFPINPRTYTMILEPLVPELSSALGEEHDAVLELQSILTGLRNLPLRTETQRSRVIERRREKEILKRRLAALVADAPVVARALDEAITRLNGTPSDARSFDALDRMLEEQAYRLSYWRTAAEEINYRRFFDINDLAAIRMENPAVFSAAHRLIQELFVSGQLSGLRIDHPDGLWDPSGYFSALQRSYFLSRCQGAASPERSAASLMERIAGSYGGRVAAEPRARLSRSLYLVVEKILSRGETLPDDWAVHGTSGYEFGRAVGALFVDASSEAAMTTTYEKFIDEQHDFDDLVYEKKQLILNSSLASELNVLAHALNRITERDRHFRDFTLGSLTDALREVIASFPIYRTYINERTVTLSDHDRVAIHRAIGVARRRNPTMEGSVFSFIRAVLTLSLPEGTPSEDLPLWREFVMKFQQLSGPVMAKGLEDTAFYIYNRLVSLNEVGGEPERYGLSISAFHRENATRHHAWPNGLLGTSTHDTKRSEDVRARISVLSELPGAWSDTLGRIAAALPGPRADIDGRPAPDPNDEYLLYQTLIGSLPLRELLDPAGSCLPTGEALATYVERIVAYMRKATKEAKVNTSWIQPNADYDAAVEAFIRQLLTPTPALEALLPIARVTAYHGMWGALSQALLKLTSPGVPDLYQGTELWDDSLVDPDNRRPVDFQVRATALAEIRSRAAEGAALALDLFERAADGTIKLLVTHRALDARRRAPQLFGAEGEYHPLMATGDHHDHAVAFARRAGDAEIIVVAARLTAKLMDGRCEPPLGDVWRGTAIPASSGTIYTDLFTGTEVRAVDDPTPTSNDTRKDAHPGASLPLDYVFRHLPVALLARGLPRGDR from the coding sequence AGATCGGCACCCGCGAAGAGTTCGATGCCCTCTCGGCCGCCCTCCGGGAGAAGGGCATGGGCCTCGTGCTCGACTTCGTGCCCAATCACATGGGCGTCGGGGCCACGGAGAACGCCTGGTGGGCCGACGTGCTGGAGAACGGCCCAAGCTCTCTCTACGCGCCCTACTTCGACATCGACTGGTACCCCGTGAAGGCCGAACTGCGGAACAAGGTGCTCCTACCCGTCCTCGGCGACCACTACGGCCACCTCCTCGAGCGGGGTGAGCTGCGCATCGTGCTCGACGGCGGCGCCTTCTCCCTCCGCTACTTCGAGCACTCCTTCCCGATCAACCCCCGCACATACACCATGATCCTGGAGCCGCTGGTCCCCGAGCTCTCCAGCGCTCTCGGTGAGGAGCACGACGCGGTCCTGGAACTCCAGAGCATCCTCACCGGCCTTCGCAACCTCCCCCTTCGCACCGAGACCCAACGCTCCCGGGTGATCGAGCGCCGCCGCGAGAAGGAGATCTTGAAGCGACGGCTCGCAGCCCTCGTCGCGGACGCCCCCGTCGTGGCGCGTGCCCTCGATGAGGCCATCACCCGGCTGAACGGCACCCCTTCCGACGCGCGCTCGTTCGATGCCCTCGACCGGATGCTGGAGGAGCAAGCTTACCGCCTGAGCTACTGGCGGACGGCGGCCGAGGAGATCAACTACCGCCGCTTCTTCGACATCAACGACCTCGCCGCCATCCGCATGGAGAACCCCGCCGTGTTCTCTGCGGCGCACCGCCTCATCCAGGAGTTGTTCGTCTCGGGCCAGCTCTCCGGCCTTCGAATCGATCACCCCGACGGCCTCTGGGACCCGAGCGGCTACTTCAGCGCTCTCCAGCGCAGCTACTTCCTCTCACGCTGCCAGGGCGCCGCCAGCCCGGAGCGCTCAGCAGCCTCCCTCATGGAGCGCATCGCCGGCAGCTATGGCGGCCGCGTCGCGGCGGAGCCTCGCGCCCGCTTGAGCCGCTCCCTCTACCTCGTGGTCGAGAAGATCCTCTCCCGCGGCGAGACCCTGCCCGACGACTGGGCCGTGCATGGCACAAGCGGCTACGAGTTCGGGCGCGCCGTCGGCGCCCTCTTCGTCGACGCGTCTAGTGAAGCGGCGATGACCACCACCTACGAGAAGTTCATCGACGAGCAGCACGACTTCGACGACCTCGTCTACGAGAAGAAGCAGCTCATCCTCAACTCCTCCCTCGCCAGCGAGCTGAACGTTCTCGCGCACGCGCTGAACCGCATCACCGAGCGCGACCGACATTTCCGCGATTTCACACTGGGCTCCCTCACCGACGCCCTGCGCGAGGTCATCGCCAGCTTCCCCATCTACCGCACGTACATCAACGAGCGCACCGTCACCCTCTCCGACCACGACCGCGTGGCCATCCACCGCGCCATCGGCGTCGCCCGTCGGAGAAACCCGACGATGGAAGGCTCCGTCTTCTCCTTCATCCGCGCCGTTCTCACGCTGAGCCTCCCTGAAGGCACCCCCAGCGAAGACCTCCCGCTCTGGCGCGAGTTCGTCATGAAGTTCCAGCAGCTCAGCGGCCCGGTCATGGCCAAGGGCCTCGAGGACACCGCCTTCTACATCTACAACCGCCTCGTCTCCCTCAACGAGGTCGGCGGCGAACCCGAGCGCTACGGCCTGAGCATCTCCGCTTTCCACCGCGAGAACGCTACCCGCCACCACGCCTGGCCGAACGGCCTGCTCGGCACCTCCACCCACGACACCAAGCGGAGCGAGGACGTCCGCGCCCGCATCAGCGTCCTCAGCGAGCTCCCTGGCGCCTGGTCTGACACCCTCGGCCGCATCGCCGCCGCACTTCCGGGCCCGCGCGCCGACATCGACGGCCGTCCTGCCCCCGACCCCAACGACGAGTACCTCCTCTACCAGACCCTGATCGGCAGCCTCCCGCTCCGCGAGCTGCTCGACCCGGCAGGCTCCTGCCTGCCTACGGGAGAAGCTCTCGCGACCTACGTCGAGCGCATCGTCGCCTACATGCGCAAGGCCACCAAGGAGGCCAAGGTGAACACCTCCTGGATCCAGCCCAACGCCGACTACGACGCTGCCGTCGAAGCGTTCATCCGCCAGCTCCTCACCCCCACACCTGCCCTCGAAGCGCTCCTGCCCATCGCCCGCGTCACCGCTTACCACGGCATGTGGGGCGCCCTGTCCCAGGCCCTCCTCAAGCTCACCTCCCCAGGCGTCCCCGACCTCTACCAGGGCACCGAACTCTGGGACGACAGCCTCGTCGATCCCGACAACCGTCGCCCCGTGGACTTCCAGGTCCGCGCCACCGCGCTCGCCGAGATCCGGTCACGCGCTGCAGAAGGCGCAGCACTCGCCCTGGATCTGTTCGAGCGCGCCGCCGACGGCACGATCAAGCTCCTCGTCACGCACCGTGCTCTCGACGCCCGCCGCCGAGCACCGCAGCTCTTCGGCGCCGAGGGCGAGTACCACCCCCTCATGGCCACTGGTGACCATCACGACCACGCGGTGGCCTTCGCCCGCCGCGCAGGCGACGCCGAGATCATCGTCGTCGCCGCTCGTCTCACCGCCAAGCTCATGGACGGCCGCTGTGAACCTCCCCTCGGAGACGTCTGGCGCGGCACCGCCATCCCAGCCTCCTCGGGGACCATCTACACCGACCTGTTCACCGGCACCGAAGTCCGCGCCGTGGACGACCCGACCCCCACCTCGAACGACACCAGGAAGGACGCGCACCCCGGCGCCTCCTTGCCGCTCGACTACGTCTTTCGTCACCTCCCCGTCGCGCTGCTTGCACGGGGCTTGCCCCGAGGAGACCGATGA